TTCTATTGCCTCTGTTTTATCATACTGATAGGCGGCAACAGACTCAAATATATACCCATCACTCTTTGTCCTTAGTGAAAAATCAGAAAGCTTCCACGCCTTTCCAACTGAGGCGCCTACAAGCATTATCCTTTCCTTCTTTGTCATAGTCTTCTCCATTGGGGTACTGCTACCGGATGAATTGCAACTGGTCAGCATCAGTAACCCAATAATAAAAGTTAAAAACGATGAAAAAGCTTTATTTCTTTTATTCATAAAAATAACCATGGCAATACCTCACTCAAATAAAATTATAGCTCTTTTAACTCCTTCTCGAAGACCTTTAACAGGTGCTCTCTTAGCTTCTTTCTGTTTTCATGGAAATGTTTTGAGTGCCACCAGTCTTCACCAGGATCAATTACGATATCCGGAGGTCTTTGTGTCTTCCATCTTTCAACACACTTTTCTTTATATTTTAAAACAGAGCCTATTGGCCTTGCCGGGACGCCCATGACAATGGTATCTGGCGGCACATCTGTGATCACTACGGAATTTGCACCTACTATAGAATTTTTCCCTATGCGGATGTTAGGGAACAAGACCGCGTAACCCCCTATGACACAGTTGTCTTCGATTACAATAGGGCCAAAAACCTGCAGATCAGGTATCTCATCCCTGAATATCCAGGGCCCGCCATCATGTGTCATGAAACTTACTCCTCCTGCAATAGTAACATGATTACCTATTTTCACCAAATAGGATTCTGCACCGAGGCTGCTCGGTATAATACTGCAATTATCCCCAATCTGCGCCCCCTGTTCCCTGAAATATTCAGCTATTGTAAATCGGTCATACTGCCTTAAACGAACGGCCTTTCTCTTTCTTGAAATATAGGATGCGATAGACTTAAACAATTCGAATATCATCTTTTCCTTCGTGCCTGCCCATTACTTGCCAGGGAGATAGTTGTGAACAGCAAGCATTGCATCCCGGATAAAACGCCGCTCATTCTCAAATCCATTTTCAGGTTGTTCCTGTTGTCCAAGCGGAGCAGATATGGACACTAATGCTCCATTGGTTCTGCCATATACAAGCGCATCCCATATAGTATATAGTTTAGCTATATAACGATTCGCGACAACACGGCCATTTAAACTATACCAGAAAAGGACAGCCTGGGGCGAATTCCCTTCATTTAATACTACCTGATTGACCTTATACTTTTTTCCATCCACTCCTGTGATCCCCACAGTCCCGTCACCCCGATGGAATATCCACGATGTCTTGTACATAATTAGTTCCTTCCCCTGCTGCTGGTCATCGAAGTAGGCAATATATAGCTTTACGGTATTGCCAATCTTGTCCCGGTAAATCCGCATCAGTTCTTCATCCGCCCAGTCGAGCCTCAGCGTATACATTCCAGGATCAACATCTTCTCCCTTCCACTCTCCAATAATCATTGGAAAGGTCATGAAGCCATCTTTGAGAGGGATGGGAACCGTACGGTGAAGATAGTAGTAGCCTCCTATCGCCATAAGAAGAACTATTGCCACAAACAAGGGCATCCTGAACTTACCACTTTGAGCAGCTTCAAGCCATTTATGCCATTGATATCTTAAATCAGATTTTGCGCCCTTCAGTGATTTTCCGGATATTACAGGATACTTGTCACCCCTGGGCCCCTTACTGAGAATCCATGCCCCGACAAAAAGGACAATAAACCCGACCCAGCTTACGAACACCCCGTACAGAACATGGAACGGGCCATGGATGTCTGCGTCTCCATTATGATAGGCCCACACCCCGATCAGGGCGACCCTGATCCCATTCGCAATGATTGCGACGATTACAGCAAATAGAACGAGTCCGATTTTTCGAAACCAGGTTCGTTGCGTCACATGGGCTAAAGGGATCCCAATAGCAATAATGGAAACAAGAAACCGGACGCCGCTGCAGGCCGCTGCCACCTCCAGCGTTACCCTTGGCAACTGGATATAATTGGCTTCCTGATAAGCAGCGAAACCAAATAACCTAAGGAGCCACACTCCGATATCGGCTGCAACAAGCTGAAACGGCCAGTGAAACCAATCAACTCCCTCCCCGAAGATTTTGATCATAAAAAGGAGATAGGCAATCGGTAAGGCAAGCATCCTGAGGCAAGCTACACCCAGGAGCAGGGCGATCAAACCTGCAATCATAACCAGCATGGATAATTCCTGCAGGACTGCTATCTCACCGGCCCTGCCAAAGTTTAACAGGAAGCCGGCTGACAGGATCAACAAAACCCCGATTTTCAGATTTGGATTAGACCGGATATCCCTTAATTGTTCCCGCTTAACCCATACCAGGTAGAGTGAGATAAATGGAACAAAAAAACCGTGGCTATAGTCATCACTGCTCCACCACATCTTAAGCAATGCCTGAAATGTTGGGAAGTACAAGACTACAAATGCCGCAAGGAGGAAGAGGACTTGAACGGGTATCCCTCGTATAACAGCAATATCCCGTACGGCAGGAACATTTAATGACCCCGGGTTTTCTTTATCCATACGCTTCATAATTATTAATTTGAGATGAGATCCCTGACAGGCGCAAACCTGAAATCCCTCAGCAGGTATCGAAGGTTTCTTTCCATCTTGGCTAAATTGACATAATGCCTGAACTTAGACAACAGACTTCCCTGAAGCCTCGGTTGTTCCACATCAATTTCCCAGGGGTGCAAATATATAATTGCCGGTTTGTTTTCTTTAAGATTTATCTTTTGGATGCCCCAGCGGATAAAGGAATACGGTAACAACCTCATATAGCCTCCTCCGGCAATAGGAATATTTTTCTTTAAGAAAACGACTGTTGAAAGGGGAATTTCAGTGATGGTCTGACCGTTGCCACTCCCTATCTCGTAAATGAAACGGGCGCCGTCCGGGATTCCATAACGATCATGCATAATGGGGAAAATGCTCGAATCATAAAGAAAACCTTCTGAAATCAAAATGTCCAGCGCCCATAGTGAATCTTTCGTAATGGAATAGCTCGGGGCCCTGTACCCTATGACCTTCTCTCCGATGATGTCTTCGAGGATTCTCCTGGAACGTCTCAGGTCTTCTTTGAATTGATCCGGGGTCTGCGAATAGATCAGCTTGTGGGCATAACCATGGCATGCGACTTCGTGTCCCTGGGCATGGATACCCCTGATGAGGTCTGGGTGTCTTTCTGCCACCCAGCCGAGGACAAAGAATGTCGCCTTTACATTGTGTTGTCTTAGAATTGCGAGGATGGAGTTCGTGCTGTTTTCCACCCTGCTTTCGAACTTGTCCCAGTCTTCAAAATGTATCCGGTCAGCAAAGGCTTCGACATTGAAATATTCCTCTACATCAATAGACAAGCCGTTGATCATAACCTGCCCATCAATCTGGTTTGATACGCTCCAGGATAATATGGATAATCCTCCGGGCCGCCATTCCATCACCGTAAGGGTTTTCGACCCTCGACATTTCCTGGTAAGAATTCTCATCAGTTAAAAGGGTGGACACTTCCCTGACGATATTGTCTTTATCCGTCCCAACGATGCGTGCAACCCCTGCCTCATATGCCTCCGGTCTTTCTGTCAGTTTCCGCATCACGAGAACAGGCTTCCCAAGGGAAGGGGCTTCTTCCTGAACGCCGCCCGAGTCCGTCAGGATAATGTGGGCACGCTTCATCAGATGGATGAATGTCAGATAGTCTGCCGGAGCAACAAGGTGAATCCTCCCGACATCTTTCAGGATCTGATGTACGGTTGTCCTGACAGCAGGATTAAGGTGTACAGGATAAACCACGTGCAAATCCTGGAACTTTAAGACTAACTCCTTCAATGCCTCGCAAACATTCCGCAGCGGAGTATCCAGATTCTCCCTGCGGTGAGCGGTAACGAGGAGTATCCGGTTTCCATCCCATGGGATCGAAGACAACTCATCGTTATCTTTAAAAGAATAAGGTAATTCAAGGGCATATCTGAGCGCATCTACGACGGTGTTCCCGGTAACAAAGATCCTTTCTTCAGCGATGCCTTCATTCAGGAGGTTTCTGCGTGCAGTAGCCGTCGGTGCAAAAAAATAATCCGAGACACAATCCGTAAGTTTCCGGTTTATCTCCTCAGGATAGGGATTGAATTTGTCGAAACTCCGGAGCCCTGCCTCCACATGTCCTACAGGAATCTTACAATAAAAAGCGGCGAGGGATGCGGCAAAAACGGTGGTGGTATCTCCCTGGGTCAGTACGATATCAGGCCTCGTCTCCTGAATTACACGCTCAATGCCCGCAAGGGCTGTGGTTGTAATATGAGAAAGGGTCTGGTTCGGCTTCATAATATTAAGATCAATGTCAGGTTTAATGTCGAACACCCGGAGTACCTGATCCAGCATCTCGCGGTGTTGAGCAGTTGAAACAAGCACCGGCGTCAGCCTGTCCGGATACTTCTTCATTTCAAGGAGTACCGGCGCCATTTTGATAACTTCCGGCCTGGTTCCAAGAACTGATAATACTTTGATCTTTTTCATATACGGCTGCTTCTAAGATACTTATGAAGCCTCATAACTTGACTGCAAGTCCTTCAGATTCTTCTTTCAGCGCCAGCTTATTGATCTTGCCTGTCTCAGTCTTTGGAAGCCCATTGCTAAATTCAACAACCTTCGGGACCATAAAGTCCTCAAGATGCATAGCACAAAATCTGATAATGTCTTTACCCTTTAACTTTATCCCATCCTTTAAAACAATAACTGCCTTGACAGCCTCCCCGAGTATTTCATCATTTACCCCTATAACAGCCGCCTCCGCAACGCCCTCTATCTCATACAGGATATTCTCAACTTCCTTTGGACTTACCTTCTCTCCCCTGCTCTTGATGATGTCATCCTTTCGTGAAACGAAGTAGAGATAGCCTTCTCTGTCCATTCTGAACAGGTCGCCGGTATAGAGGACCATCTCTCCCGGAAACGGGCCTGGTTTCAGCCTCTCGGCAGTCTTCTCAGGCAACCCCCAGTAACCGCGCATGATGTTAGATCCGCGCACGACCAGTTCACCAATCACATCAGGGCCAACCCTGTTGCCATTTTCATCCACGATGTATGCCTCAGTGTTCGGCATGCCCTTACCCACCGAATCCGGACGAATATCCAGTTGGTCCGGAGGCAGATATGAGACCCTCTTGCATTCTGTCAGGCCATACATGGAGTAAATCCTGGTCCCGGGAAAAAGCTCCCGGAGCTTCTGAATGTGAGATACGGGAAGGGCAGCAGCAGTATTGCTTATATATCTGAGGCAGGAGAAATCGTGCCTTTTGATGTCATCCATCTGCAGCAGAATGGCCGATATGGTCGGAACTATGGGAAACCCGGTAACTCTTTCTTTCAAAATAGTCTGGATGATCCTGTATGGATACATGTAGGAATTTTCCAGTATTACCGTTGCCCCGGCCTTGAACCCCATAATGACCTGATAAAGGCCATAATCAAAAGACAAGGGAAGGACATTCAGGATAATATCATCCGGCGTATTCTCAAGATAGGTCGTGATGGAATTTGCTGCTGAAACCATATTAAAATGTGCCATCATGACCCCCTTGGGAAACCCTGAGGAACCGGATGTATAAATAATTGCTGCAAGGTCTGCGTCTATGACCCTGGGTTCTGGCTGCATCCTGTTACCATCAAGCAGAATGCTGTCCAACTGAAAAATCTTCCTGTCAATCAAACCCAAAGGAATATCTTTACCGCTCAAATAGACCTGGCTTAGAGAGGGGGTATTATTACAGGCATTGGCAATCACCCCCGACATCTCAACAGCGCTCAAGACTGCCCTTGCCTGACAGTTATTGAGGATGTATGTAAGTTTCTCCGTCCTGGTCGTGGGGTTGACCGGCAGGAATATGCATCCGGCTTTTAGTATCCCGAACATGCATATTACAGCCTCCAGGGAATTTTCCATGAAGAGCGCTATCCTGTCGCCCCTTTCAAGCCCCTCACCAATGAGTGCATTGGCAACCCTGTTGGCCATTTCATTTATCCCACCGTAGCTGTAGCGCCCCTTGGATGTAATAAGGGCCGTCTTGCCGGGAAATCTTTCAGCGCTCTGTTCAAGGAATCTGTTCAGCAGCATCTACACACCCTCATTAAGTCCGAGTCTGTCTTTGGCTATCTTCAGGAGACCGGGTGGCTGTGTGCCGTAGATCTTCTTGTAGCCATCTTCCCTGCTCATAGCCCCTTCCCTTACCATATTGGCAATCTCCCATACATAGGGATGGAAGTTAAATCGCCTTATGTGGACGTCATTGGCAAAGGCATTCAGGAGACAGTTGGTTGAATTGGAGTCAGTGTCATCAGGCACCTGCCATCCGATCCGTGAGATATCTTTGAGGATCTCTTCTTCATCGTATTTTAGAAAGGCCAGGGGATGTACATTGTATGGAAAACCTTCGGTATTGGCATAGTGCCTTTCTTCAAGGAAATATGTATTTACCTCATCTCCGGCCAGTCTTGAAAGGGGACCCTGTGTTGCAGCCTGTGTCGCCTTAATCAATGCAGGATTGGTGCGGATAACGGAGGACTGGACCGGCGCCTGTCCGGGCGACCACCCGAAACCTATCAACATGATATTCTTTTCAAGCGCTGTCTTAAGGGTGGCAGATTTCACGATGCCAATGCAGGAAGTGCAGATAGTACTTGCCCGCTCCAGCGTCTTTTTTGAATATATATCTTTGTCTGCCGCACCCCTGAATATCTTTTTCATCAGATCAAACCGGGGTTTAAATATCAGATGATCAACACCCAGATTCTCTGTTACGTTACACATATTCCTGAATGCCTGTTCTGAGACAAAACCATTGTCAATGGTAAGGGCAAGCACCCTTAGATTGTAGCGGTCCCTGAGGATCTTTAATGTATATGTACTGTCCTTACCGCCGCTGTAAGCCATTAAACAGTCATATGATCCATGATTTCTGTATCTGTCAACAAGTTCCAGGAATTTCTCCTCATATTCTTTTTTATGACTTTGCAAGACCTCAATACCCTGGAAATTACGGCAGTGATTGCATACGCCTTCGCTGTCAAACGTGATTCCCGGAAACGTATCCGGGAGGATGCATTTTTTACATGTGTTCATTGGTTTACCTCGCATGTGAAAACCTTTTTTAACTCTCCCTTTTTTATCTTTCCACTGTCTGTCCTGGGTAAGGATGAGACAAAATGGATCGTCCTGGGCATCTTGTATACCGGCAGATTTTCATGACAGTACTGCAGTATCTCTTTTTCCTGACATGAAAGGCCCTCTTTTACAACAATAAAGGCAGAGATTGCCTCGCCAAGGATCGTATCCGGCTCACCAATAACTGCTGCTTCAGCAATCTTGGTATATTTCAGGAGGATGTCTTCAATTTCACGGGGGGCTATACGATGCGCCCCGCTCTTTATCATTTCAGTCCTGCGGCCCAATATATAGATATAATCTTCATTATCTATCGTCGCTGTATCCCCTGTTAAAAGCCATCCGTCACTCAGTACCTTCCCCGTATCTTCCTCTTTACCCCAATACCCAAGCATAATATTGTCACCTTTGGCCCTGACTTCTCCGACTTCGCCTGGTTTGACCTTCTCCCCATGTTCGTTTCTCACCTCAAGAGACACCCCTGGAATCCCCTTTCCAACAGATCCGTGCTTTCTTAACAGGTCATCAGGAGGAAGGTAGGATAAACGTGCGGTTGCCTCGGTCTGTCCGTACATGATGTACAGCTTTGTGTGAGGAACGATGCGGGTAATCTCAATTGCCATATCGTGCGGCATGGGTCCCCCTGCCTGTGTAATGTAACGAAGAGACGGAAAAGACATATGCCTGAAGTTGGAACGGTTCAGGAGTATCGCAAATGTGGATGGCACACCCGCAAAACCAGTGACAGACTCCCTTATGATAGTATCAAGGACAACATTGGCATACATGAAGCGATTATCTATCACCAGGGTGCCGCCCTGCATGATATGCGTGAGCAGGAGTGAGTTTCCGTATGAGTAGTAAAAAGGGAGGACAACCATCACGCTGTCATTACTGGTCAGTTCGAGATAACTTACAATGGATGCCGCATTACTGAGAAGATTCCTGTGCGACAACATAACTCCCTTTGGTTCGCCGGTAGTTCCGGATGTATAAATTATAGAAGCCAGCACATCATCCCTGCGGTCTAAGGTCGAAAAAGATTCTTTTCCGTAATTTAAACATTCATCAAGATACAGGATCCTGGGATCTGCCTGTTGATTCTCATCCCTCCTGTCACATGACATGACAAACCTGAAGGGGCAGGAATTATCAAACGCCTTTTGAATCACTGGAAGCGCCGCTGACCTTGATATGATACCCGTAGGGGTACAATCCATCACAATACCCTGAAGACCGGCACGTTTAATATCAGGATTGATGGCCACAGGAACGCCTCTGCTTAAGATAACTCCAAAATAGGCAACTAAATACTCCAGAGAGTTTTCCAATGCAATGATGATACGGTCTCCCCGGCGGACACCGCAACTCCGCAGGGCATAAGCAAGCCGTAAGGCAAGGGAACATAGCTCACCTGAGCTAAGCCTTGTCCTGTCATGAATCATTACAGTCTTATCAGAAAATCGTTCTGCTGTATCTAATAAAATCTCGTCAACCGTCATATCGCGTTACACCTCAATGGATTTGCGCATGACAAACTCGCCAAGCCTGTTGATTGAATCCATATTTTCAGGCACCAGGTCTTCATCTTCCACCTTTACTGAAAACGTCTCTTCTATGAAGCCGACAAGTTCCAGAATACCCGTGGAATCAATTATCCCCTTTTCAAGAAAGGAATCATTATCGGCAATCTGATCACTGCTGCCTCCATACAAAAAGTTTTCAAGAATATACCCCTT
The sequence above is drawn from the Nitrospirota bacterium genome and encodes:
- a CDS encoding acyltransferase, which translates into the protein MIFELFKSIASYISRKRKAVRLRQYDRFTIAEYFREQGAQIGDNCSIIPSSLGAESYLVKIGNHVTIAGGVSFMTHDGGPWIFRDEIPDLQVFGPIVIEDNCVIGGYAVLFPNIRIGKNSIVGANSVVITDVPPDTIVMGVPARPIGSVLKYKEKCVERWKTQRPPDIVIDPGEDWWHSKHFHENRKKLREHLLKVFEKELKEL
- the xrtW gene encoding exosortase W, translating into MKRMDKENPGSLNVPAVRDIAVIRGIPVQVLFLLAAFVVLYFPTFQALLKMWWSSDDYSHGFFVPFISLYLVWVKREQLRDIRSNPNLKIGVLLILSAGFLLNFGRAGEIAVLQELSMLVMIAGLIALLLGVACLRMLALPIAYLLFMIKIFGEGVDWFHWPFQLVAADIGVWLLRLFGFAAYQEANYIQLPRVTLEVAAACSGVRFLVSIIAIGIPLAHVTQRTWFRKIGLVLFAVIVAIIANGIRVALIGVWAYHNGDADIHGPFHVLYGVFVSWVGFIVLFVGAWILSKGPRGDKYPVISGKSLKGAKSDLRYQWHKWLEAAQSGKFRMPLFVAIVLLMAIGGYYYLHRTVPIPLKDGFMTFPMIIGEWKGEDVDPGMYTLRLDWADEELMRIYRDKIGNTVKLYIAYFDDQQQGKELIMYKTSWIFHRGDGTVGITGVDGKKYKVNQVVLNEGNSPQAVLFWYSLNGRVVANRYIAKLYTIWDALVYGRTNGALVSISAPLGQQEQPENGFENERRFIRDAMLAVHNYLPGK
- a CDS encoding DUF3473 domain-containing protein: MINGLSIDVEEYFNVEAFADRIHFEDWDKFESRVENSTNSILAILRQHNVKATFFVLGWVAERHPDLIRGIHAQGHEVACHGYAHKLIYSQTPDQFKEDLRRSRRILEDIIGEKVIGYRAPSYSITKDSLWALDILISEGFLYDSSIFPIMHDRYGIPDGARFIYEIGSGNGQTITEIPLSTVVFLKKNIPIAGGGYMRLLPYSFIRWGIQKINLKENKPAIIYLHPWEIDVEQPRLQGSLLSKFRHYVNLAKMERNLRYLLRDFRFAPVRDLISN
- the wecB gene encoding UDP-N-acetylglucosamine 2-epimerase (non-hydrolyzing), which translates into the protein MKKIKVLSVLGTRPEVIKMAPVLLEMKKYPDRLTPVLVSTAQHREMLDQVLRVFDIKPDIDLNIMKPNQTLSHITTTALAGIERVIQETRPDIVLTQGDTTTVFAASLAAFYCKIPVGHVEAGLRSFDKFNPYPEEINRKLTDCVSDYFFAPTATARRNLLNEGIAEERIFVTGNTVVDALRYALELPYSFKDNDELSSIPWDGNRILLVTAHRRENLDTPLRNVCEALKELVLKFQDLHVVYPVHLNPAVRTTVHQILKDVGRIHLVAPADYLTFIHLMKRAHIILTDSGGVQEEAPSLGKPVLVMRKLTERPEAYEAGVARIVGTDKDNIVREVSTLLTDENSYQEMSRVENPYGDGMAARRIIHIILERIKPD
- a CDS encoding AMP-binding protein — translated: MLLNRFLEQSAERFPGKTALITSKGRYSYGGINEMANRVANALIGEGLERGDRIALFMENSLEAVICMFGILKAGCIFLPVNPTTRTEKLTYILNNCQARAVLSAVEMSGVIANACNNTPSLSQVYLSGKDIPLGLIDRKIFQLDSILLDGNRMQPEPRVIDADLAAIIYTSGSSGFPKGVMMAHFNMVSAANSITTYLENTPDDIILNVLPLSFDYGLYQVIMGFKAGATVILENSYMYPYRIIQTILKERVTGFPIVPTISAILLQMDDIKRHDFSCLRYISNTAAALPVSHIQKLRELFPGTRIYSMYGLTECKRVSYLPPDQLDIRPDSVGKGMPNTEAYIVDENGNRVGPDVIGELVVRGSNIMRGYWGLPEKTAERLKPGPFPGEMVLYTGDLFRMDREGYLYFVSRKDDIIKSRGEKVSPKEVENILYEIEGVAEAAVIGVNDEILGEAVKAVIVLKDGIKLKGKDIIRFCAMHLEDFMVPKVVEFSNGLPKTETGKINKLALKEESEGLAVKL
- a CDS encoding acyl--CoA ligase translates to MTVDEILLDTAERFSDKTVMIHDRTRLSSGELCSLALRLAYALRSCGVRRGDRIIIALENSLEYLVAYFGVILSRGVPVAINPDIKRAGLQGIVMDCTPTGIISRSAALPVIQKAFDNSCPFRFVMSCDRRDENQQADPRILYLDECLNYGKESFSTLDRRDDVLASIIYTSGTTGEPKGVMLSHRNLLSNAASIVSYLELTSNDSVMVVLPFYYSYGNSLLLTHIMQGGTLVIDNRFMYANVVLDTIIRESVTGFAGVPSTFAILLNRSNFRHMSFPSLRYITQAGGPMPHDMAIEITRIVPHTKLYIMYGQTEATARLSYLPPDDLLRKHGSVGKGIPGVSLEVRNEHGEKVKPGEVGEVRAKGDNIMLGYWGKEEDTGKVLSDGWLLTGDTATIDNEDYIYILGRRTEMIKSGAHRIAPREIEDILLKYTKIAEAAVIGEPDTILGEAISAFIVVKEGLSCQEKEILQYCHENLPVYKMPRTIHFVSSLPRTDSGKIKKGELKKVFTCEVNQ
- a CDS encoding acyl carrier protein, with the translated sequence MEPADIKGKIKGYILENFLYGGSSDQIADNDSFLEKGIIDSTGILELVGFIEETFSVKVEDEDLVPENMDSINRLGEFVMRKSIEV